Proteins encoded within one genomic window of Halocatena marina:
- a CDS encoding glycosyl hydrolase family 18 protein — MKLTRRSILRKASTLPALTLGTSGFAAAADCSGITQWQSDVAYTEGEQVVYNDALWEAQWWTQANEPDTSDSVWVKIGDCGSGGGDNEAPTASFTTSPASPAPEQQVSFDASGSSDADGLVNSYEWDFTSDGTTDTTGQTATHTYTTAGDYLVTLTVTDDAGATASNSATVSVQTDGGGGTTSNRVVGYWMQWAQYARDYVPADIPTDKVTHLQYAFMKPESDGSISGLGDTYAQRFLFPQSYHDVTSFGDIASNTDVTCLISIGGWNDSGNFSDAANTQSSRKTFADECVRIIREAGVDGVDIDWEYPGGGGKSGNTVRAGDQHRFTLLLEECRSALDAAGADDGKDYHLSVALTADPLTAEGIHEGNDGLEHGQLSNLLDFASIMTFDYAGAWDDYSAHQSPLHQNPNNPNENAADWNIESGLQYYVDNGWDPSQLNMATPFYGRSFASVQAPDGSGNSTNDGLYQPFSGTGSGSFPPDTETSGIYDYWDIATSGGERATSQVDLSQPGWETMYDDTAVSAWSYNTDQSLVLSHETPQTIEEKMTWLSDSNYGGTMIWALSHDTVDHTLLTRLNNTLL; from the coding sequence ATGAAGCTCACACGACGCAGCATACTACGCAAGGCATCGACACTTCCAGCATTGACACTCGGAACGAGTGGATTCGCAGCGGCAGCAGACTGCAGCGGAATCACGCAGTGGCAGTCAGACGTCGCCTACACGGAGGGCGAACAGGTTGTGTACAACGACGCACTCTGGGAAGCGCAGTGGTGGACACAGGCCAACGAACCGGACACCAGTGATAGTGTTTGGGTGAAGATCGGCGATTGTGGCAGTGGAGGTGGAGATAATGAAGCCCCAACTGCATCGTTCACTACCTCGCCAGCATCACCAGCACCGGAGCAACAGGTATCATTCGACGCATCAGGCTCCTCTGATGCCGACGGCTTGGTCAACAGCTACGAATGGGATTTCACCAGTGACGGCACTACCGACACCACCGGACAGACGGCCACCCACACCTACACCACTGCCGGCGACTATCTGGTGACGCTCACTGTCACGGACGATGCAGGCGCAACTGCATCGAACTCAGCCACGGTCTCCGTGCAGACCGACGGCGGTGGGGGGACAACTAGTAACCGGGTCGTGGGCTACTGGATGCAGTGGGCACAATACGCGCGTGACTACGTACCGGCGGATATTCCAACAGACAAGGTCACCCACCTGCAGTATGCGTTCATGAAACCCGAATCAGATGGGAGCATCTCGGGATTGGGCGATACCTACGCTCAGCGATTCTTGTTTCCACAGTCCTACCATGACGTGACATCCTTTGGAGACATCGCCTCAAACACGGACGTCACGTGTCTCATCTCAATCGGTGGATGGAACGATTCGGGGAACTTCTCTGACGCCGCAAACACCCAATCGAGCCGCAAAACGTTCGCTGATGAGTGCGTTCGCATCATCCGAGAGGCCGGTGTCGACGGAGTCGATATCGATTGGGAGTACCCTGGGGGAGGTGGCAAATCAGGCAATACAGTGAGAGCTGGTGATCAGCACCGCTTTACGCTCTTGCTCGAAGAGTGTCGCTCTGCGCTAGATGCGGCCGGTGCAGACGATGGAAAAGACTATCATCTCAGTGTGGCCCTGACGGCAGATCCTTTGACTGCTGAGGGGATCCACGAGGGGAACGACGGACTCGAACACGGGCAGCTCTCGAACCTGCTCGATTTTGCCTCCATCATGACGTTCGATTACGCGGGCGCATGGGACGACTATTCGGCCCATCAGTCACCACTGCACCAGAACCCGAACAATCCGAACGAGAACGCTGCGGATTGGAACATCGAGTCTGGTTTACAGTACTACGTCGACAACGGCTGGGATCCATCTCAACTCAACATGGCCACGCCGTTCTACGGCCGAAGCTTTGCTAGCGTCCAAGCTCCAGACGGCTCGGGGAATAGCACCAACGACGGACTGTACCAACCGTTTAGTGGAACTGGGAGCGGGTCGTTCCCCCCGGACACGGAAACGAGCGGTATCTACGACTACTGGGACATCGCAACATCTGGTGGAGAGCGCGCAACGAGTCAGGTTGATCTCTCACAGCCAGGGTGGGAGACCATGTACGACGACACTGCCGTTAGCGCGTGGAGTTACAACACGGATCAGTCTCTCGTGCTCAGTCACGAGACACCCCAAACGATCGAGGAGAAGATGACATGGCTCTCGGACAGCAACTACGGCGGCACGATGATCTGGGCACTCTCACACGATACGGTCGATCACACCCTACTGACGAGGCTCAACAACACACTGCTGTGA
- a CDS encoding nucleotidyltransferase domain-containing protein, with translation MTTDDLDLQYSDEEIRDFIGKAVAQASTHQQQPRFYAVTGSHVYGFESPNSDIDVRGVHVTPAEKYAYLQTPVDEVTVNMDGTTEGFEAYAEIDLRSYELKKFGSLLAKANYNVIELVFEAPTVMNGLSLEMDALEALIRKHLPMNVSHAYLGMAKSNYYKHLDPEKAKSYDPRPKKFLYVYRGLLGAQYVLGHEDIEANIHTLATEVDGGDPALVTDLIDHKREANDPFVSDALEERARTAIVEQFNALDALPKPQKVGYREEIDKWMHNVRI, from the coding sequence ATGACAACAGATGATCTAGATCTGCAGTACAGTGACGAAGAGATCAGGGATTTCATCGGGAAAGCGGTCGCTCAAGCCAGCACTCACCAGCAGCAACCGCGTTTTTATGCGGTGACAGGCAGTCACGTCTACGGCTTTGAGAGTCCCAATAGCGATATCGACGTTCGTGGCGTTCACGTCACCCCGGCTGAGAAGTACGCGTATCTTCAGACACCAGTTGACGAAGTGACTGTCAACATGGACGGGACAACCGAAGGTTTTGAAGCCTACGCCGAGATAGACCTCCGTAGTTACGAACTCAAAAAATTTGGATCCTTACTAGCGAAAGCTAACTACAATGTCATCGAGCTGGTGTTCGAAGCGCCGACGGTGATGAACGGACTATCATTAGAGATGGATGCCCTAGAAGCGCTCATCCGGAAGCATCTCCCGATGAATGTTTCTCATGCCTATCTTGGGATGGCAAAATCGAACTATTATAAGCATCTAGATCCCGAAAAAGCGAAGAGCTACGATCCGCGGCCGAAGAAATTTCTCTACGTCTACCGAGGACTTCTCGGCGCACAGTACGTCCTTGGGCATGAGGACATCGAGGCGAATATCCACACGTTGGCCACCGAGGTCGACGGTGGTGACCCGGCGCTTGTCACAGATCTGATCGATCACAAACGGGAGGCAAACGATCCGTTCGTCTCCGATGCGCTCGAAGAGCGAGCACGAACAGCCATCGTCGAGCAGTTCAACGCACTCGATGCGTTGCCTAAGCCCCAGAAAGTTGGTTACAGAGAGGAGATCGACAAATGGATGCACAACGTTAGGATCTGA
- a CDS encoding PKD domain-containing protein encodes MKLTRRSILRKASTLPALTLGASGFAAAADCSSSPTWDAATLYAVGDRVHHSDQNGIEVLWEAELESRNAEPSRDSAYWNYVGDCGSGGGDNEAPTASFTTSPATPAPEQQVSFDASGSSDADGSINSYEWDFTSDGTTDATEQTATHTYTTAGDYLVTLTVTDDAGATAASSTTITVQADGGGTTGDSMFAPFDHMTTNPETNLIDHYQQAGNDAVAAAFVLSDGNGNAAWDGAADMLVGEAGLVSEIQAYQDQGGSVIVSFGGAVGTMIAQDTTDIAKIKREYQRVIDTYGVTHLDFDIESADEAAVDRRNQALAELQAENTVHVSYTLRCQTTGLTSHGQYVVENAKSHGVDLETINIMTMNYGWVPPNASTIKDSATGTHSDLTSIFPNKSSSEIWGMIGITPMIGVNNVGGTHELADAQEVASFAQNKGIGFVSLWSLDRDNGGCPDGSVSATCSGISQDPYEFSHIYNQVQ; translated from the coding sequence ATGAAGCTCACACGACGCAGCATACTACGCAAGGCATCGACACTTCCAGCACTGACACTCGGAGCGAGTGGATTCGCAGCGGCAGCGGACTGTAGTTCGTCCCCGACATGGGATGCCGCGACGCTCTATGCCGTAGGTGATCGAGTCCACCACTCAGATCAGAATGGAATCGAAGTGCTCTGGGAGGCCGAACTTGAGTCCCGAAACGCAGAACCGTCTCGGGACAGCGCCTACTGGAACTACGTCGGCGACTGTGGCAGTGGAGGTGGAGATAATGAAGCCCCAACTGCATCGTTTACTACCTCACCAGCAACACCAGCACCGGAGCAACAGGTATCATTCGACGCATCAGGCTCCTCTGATGCCGACGGCTCGATCAACAGCTACGAATGGGATTTCACCAGCGACGGCACTACCGACGCCACCGAACAGACGGCCACCCACACCTACACCACCGCTGGCGACTATCTGGTGACGCTCACTGTCACGGACGACGCAGGCGCAACCGCAGCGAGTTCCACCACAATCACCGTTCAGGCTGACGGTGGCGGCACTACTGGTGATTCGATGTTCGCACCGTTCGATCACATGACGACGAATCCAGAGACCAACCTAATCGATCACTATCAACAAGCTGGCAACGACGCTGTTGCGGCAGCGTTCGTCCTCTCTGACGGTAACGGCAACGCTGCATGGGACGGTGCAGCAGATATGCTCGTTGGGGAGGCTGGATTGGTGTCGGAGATTCAGGCCTATCAAGATCAGGGTGGCAGCGTCATCGTTTCTTTCGGCGGTGCAGTCGGGACGATGATCGCCCAGGACACGACTGACATCGCGAAGATCAAACGTGAGTACCAGAGGGTCATCGACACCTACGGCGTAACTCATCTCGATTTCGACATCGAATCAGCCGACGAAGCAGCGGTCGATCGGCGCAATCAGGCGTTAGCTGAACTTCAAGCCGAAAACACAGTACACGTCTCCTACACCTTACGATGTCAGACAACTGGACTCACCAGTCACGGCCAGTATGTCGTCGAAAACGCAAAGAGCCACGGAGTCGATCTCGAAACAATCAATATCATGACAATGAACTACGGTTGGGTCCCGCCAAATGCGAGCACGATCAAAGACTCAGCTACCGGGACTCACTCAGATCTAACGTCTATCTTTCCGAACAAATCATCGTCCGAGATCTGGGGCATGATCGGAATTACGCCGATGATTGGTGTCAATAATGTCGGAGGGACCCACGAGCTGGCGGACGCACAGGAAGTCGCTTCGTTCGCCCAGAACAAGGGCATCGGGTTTGTATCGCTCTGGTCCCTCGATCGGGACAACGGCGGCTGTCCGGACGGTTCCGTATCTGCCACCTGTAGTGGAATCTCACAGGACCCCTACGAGTTCTCGCACATCTACAACCAAGTACAGTAG
- a CDS encoding PKD domain-containing protein encodes MRFTRRSILRKASTLPALTLGTSGFAAAADCSGITQWQSDVAYTEGEQVVYNDALWEAQWWTQANEPEESDSVWVKIGDCGSGGGNESPTAAFTLSPSSPEPGQQVTFDASSSSDADGTLQSYEWAFGDETTATGRTATHTYATVGDYTATLTVTDDAGATATGATTVSVGTGGSAKEDDVFAPYEGTWGDLVGNTQAASTDRVIASFVGDATSGDGVNPGWLTSAGQRPLTDFTDEIQTLQNQGIDVWVAIGGWHGRTVARDASTAAEAKQGYEEIIDTLGVTHIDIDDENAQNGRPASVYQIRNEALAMLQAERPEIKVSYTVPAGRNGIENRNYSPARDMVSDAVDAGVDLEYVNIMTMNFNPTTADIIRSAGEGTVEWLGQIYPNKSVQERWEMLGITPNVGESGFTTDTAQAVVDWAEQQDVGLLTFWALYKSSSVAQSEVFYQFEDDE; translated from the coding sequence ATGAGATTCACACGACGCAGCATACTACGCAAGGCATCGACACTTCCAGCATTGACACTCGGAACGAGTGGATTCGCAGCGGCAGCAGACTGCAGCGGAATCACGCAGTGGCAATCGGACGTCGCCTACACGGAGGGCGAACAGGTTGTGTACAACGACGCACTCTGGGAAGCGCAGTGGTGGACACAGGCCAACGAACCGGAAGAAAGCGATAGCGTCTGGGTGAAGATCGGCGATTGTGGGAGCGGTGGAGGCAACGAGTCACCGACCGCAGCATTCACCCTTTCTCCCTCCTCGCCCGAACCAGGTCAACAAGTGACATTCGACGCATCGAGTTCGTCGGACGCTGATGGAACGCTCCAGTCTTACGAGTGGGCGTTCGGTGACGAGACAACAGCGACGGGCCGGACGGCCACCCATACCTACGCTACTGTCGGGGACTACACAGCGACGCTCACCGTCACCGACGACGCAGGCGCGACTGCGACCGGTGCTACGACCGTTTCCGTCGGCACCGGTGGTAGTGCCAAAGAAGACGACGTATTCGCACCGTATGAGGGGACGTGGGGCGATCTCGTCGGAAACACACAAGCCGCGAGCACCGACCGCGTGATCGCCTCGTTCGTTGGGGATGCAACGTCCGGGGATGGTGTGAATCCTGGCTGGCTCACCTCGGCCGGCCAGCGTCCACTCACTGATTTCACAGACGAGATCCAGACGCTACAGAATCAGGGGATCGACGTGTGGGTCGCCATCGGTGGCTGGCACGGACGGACCGTCGCCCGTGATGCGAGCACCGCAGCCGAGGCGAAACAGGGTTACGAGGAGATCATCGATACGCTTGGCGTCACGCACATCGATATTGACGACGAGAACGCACAAAACGGACGACCCGCTAGCGTCTACCAGATTCGGAACGAAGCTCTCGCAATGCTCCAAGCGGAGCGTCCGGAGATCAAGGTTTCCTACACTGTTCCGGCTGGCCGAAACGGTATCGAGAACCGGAACTACTCGCCTGCCAGAGACATGGTCAGCGATGCTGTCGATGCAGGCGTCGACCTCGAGTACGTAAACATAATGACTATGAACTTCAACCCGACGACAGCCGATATCATCCGTTCTGCGGGTGAAGGCACTGTCGAGTGGCTCGGCCAGATTTACCCGAATAAATCAGTTCAGGAGCGCTGGGAAATGCTTGGGATCACACCGAACGTCGGTGAATCCGGATTCACAACTGATACGGCTCAGGCCGTCGTCGACTGGGCCGAACAGCAGGACGTTGGCCTTCTCACGTTCTGGGCGCTGTACAAGTCCAGCTCCGTGGCACAATCAGAGGTCTTCTATCAGTTCGAGGATGATGAGTAG
- a CDS encoding IclR family transcriptional regulator: MTDSDHQQTVNATQTSFTIVEALAEGESPIGVTELANSLDLPKSTTHKHLNTLCELGYVRKKNRKYELGISFAGLGEAARIGNTEYVMAKPHIDILAEVTDQTAGILIERKGYAIDLYRAWPSNRPTDDRTNSRYLHCSAPGKAILAELPDDRVDKIIEQTGLPPKTDRTLTTRTKLQERLTQIADRGIAFERGEQRLGHRAVAVPIKHDERVIGAVYVAGNGNRMKSKRFEEDIPGIIISTVNRFVTDM, translated from the coding sequence ATGACTGATTCAGACCATCAACAGACGGTAAACGCAACACAAACAAGTTTTACAATCGTCGAGGCACTCGCAGAGGGTGAGAGTCCCATTGGGGTTACAGAGTTAGCCAACAGCCTTGATCTTCCGAAAAGCACAACGCACAAGCACCTCAATACGCTGTGTGAGCTCGGTTATGTACGCAAAAAGAATCGTAAATACGAATTAGGAATTAGTTTCGCCGGTCTCGGTGAAGCCGCCCGGATCGGTAACACTGAGTACGTTATGGCAAAGCCACATATTGATATCCTCGCAGAAGTGACTGACCAGACAGCGGGAATACTGATCGAAAGGAAGGGATACGCTATTGACCTCTACCGTGCGTGGCCCTCCAACCGTCCTACAGACGACCGTACGAATTCTCGGTATCTACACTGTAGTGCACCTGGAAAGGCGATCCTCGCAGAGTTACCCGATGATAGAGTTGACAAGATAATCGAACAAACCGGCCTTCCTCCGAAGACAGATCGAACGTTAACAACCCGAACGAAGCTACAGGAGCGACTCACCCAAATCGCAGATCGGGGAATTGCGTTCGAACGTGGTGAACAACGGCTCGGTCACCGAGCTGTGGCAGTCCCTATCAAACATGATGAACGTGTGATCGGTGCCGTTTACGTCGCAGGGAACGGCAATCGAATGAAGAGCAAACGATTCGAAGAAGATATTCCCGGAATCATTATTAGCACGGTCAACCGATTCGTCACTGATATGTGA
- the dgoD gene encoding galactonate dehydratase has product MNITDFELYEVPPRWVFLAIRTDTGLTGWGEPIIEGRAKTVCTAVTELMENYFLGKDPLRIKDHWEAMYRNNFYRGGPILMSAIAGVDQALWDIKGQHYDVPVYELLGGRCRDQVQVYQWIGGDRPSEIADEAKQLVEAGYSAIKMDAVERMRPIDSPETVTTVANRVENVRQAVGENVDIIVDFRGRASTPMATRLIHAIEPFEPMFIEEPVLPEYNDNLGSIANTTTTPLATGERMYSRWDFKTLLESGSVDVVQPDISHAGGITEVTRIASMAHPYDVSVALNCPIGPIALAASMQVCASIPNLLIQDHGFAFSEATTGQPYEYLCDPDVFEFESGFLSLLSEPGLGLTIDEDAVREKAGQNIDWHNPVWRHDDGSIAEW; this is encoded by the coding sequence ATGAACATCACGGACTTTGAACTGTATGAAGTCCCACCACGCTGGGTATTTTTGGCAATCCGAACCGACACCGGTCTCACGGGCTGGGGAGAGCCTATCATCGAGGGTCGGGCCAAAACGGTGTGTACTGCGGTGACAGAACTGATGGAGAACTACTTCCTCGGAAAAGATCCACTTCGGATCAAGGACCACTGGGAAGCAATGTACCGAAACAACTTCTACCGGGGTGGGCCGATCCTGATGAGTGCCATTGCAGGGGTCGATCAGGCGTTGTGGGACATCAAGGGTCAACACTATGATGTACCGGTATACGAGCTGTTGGGTGGACGCTGCCGCGATCAAGTCCAAGTGTATCAGTGGATCGGAGGGGACCGGCCCTCTGAAATCGCTGACGAGGCCAAACAGTTGGTTGAGGCTGGTTATTCAGCTATCAAGATGGACGCCGTCGAGCGAATGCGGCCGATCGACTCCCCCGAAACAGTCACAACAGTCGCAAATCGAGTCGAGAACGTCCGCCAAGCGGTCGGCGAGAATGTCGACATCATCGTCGATTTCAGGGGTCGAGCTTCGACACCAATGGCAACGCGGCTCATCCACGCGATCGAACCGTTCGAACCGATGTTCATCGAAGAGCCGGTGTTACCGGAGTACAACGATAATCTCGGATCGATTGCCAATACGACAACCACTCCGTTGGCGACCGGTGAACGAATGTATTCTCGATGGGATTTCAAGACACTGCTCGAATCGGGTTCTGTCGACGTCGTTCAGCCGGATATTTCACACGCAGGCGGCATCACAGAGGTCACGAGGATCGCGTCTATGGCCCACCCATACGACGTGTCGGTGGCGCTCAACTGCCCGATCGGACCGATTGCGCTTGCTGCTTCCATGCAGGTGTGCGCCTCGATCCCGAATCTTCTCATTCAAGATCATGGATTTGCCTTCTCCGAAGCGACCACTGGGCAACCATACGAATATCTCTGTGATCCAGACGTGTTCGAGTTCGAATCAGGATTCTTGTCATTGCTCTCTGAACCAGGACTTGGTCTCACGATTGACGAGGACGCTGTTAGAGAGAAAGCTGGACAGAATATCGACTGGCACAATCCAGTCTGGCGACACGATGACGGAAGTATTGCCGAATGGTAA
- a CDS encoding MBL fold metallo-hydrolase, translated as MIRSTWDEWFIEEVENAVIGGLSIWYLGATGFIIRTATTTMYIDPYFGIGEHRSDAVRICPIPMDPSDATLCDAILITHEHVDHMHPPSYIPLGESLDATIHAPETCFINPDYDGPLRIPPPQRSTVKPGDTFEVGDLTMYVFAANDTDAVEPVSFVIEHASGTFYHGGDTKYTDQFIAIGERFDITLAAFAFGTVGPFTPPDEVRVKPTRWYMDGNEMIKAAVALGVERLVPTHYNLWKGFETDPKVLHDHAVSFRYPNVIEMVRVGDRLDIKQPGIVPPEWAE; from the coding sequence ATGATTCGGTCGACGTGGGATGAATGGTTCATCGAGGAGGTAGAGAACGCAGTGATTGGTGGACTATCAATCTGGTATCTCGGCGCGACAGGCTTCATTATCCGAACCGCAACCACAACCATGTATATCGATCCATATTTCGGAATCGGAGAACACCGCTCGGATGCAGTTCGAATATGCCCAATACCTATGGATCCAAGCGACGCGACGCTGTGCGATGCAATCCTCATTACTCACGAGCACGTCGACCACATGCACCCTCCGTCGTATATTCCTCTGGGAGAGAGCCTCGACGCTACGATACATGCTCCGGAGACGTGTTTCATAAATCCGGATTACGATGGACCACTCCGGATCCCGCCACCCCAGCGATCGACGGTGAAACCCGGTGACACATTCGAGGTCGGTGACCTCACCATGTACGTGTTCGCCGCGAACGATACTGATGCGGTCGAACCGGTCTCATTCGTCATCGAACACGCATCGGGGACGTTCTACCACGGTGGAGATACGAAGTATACTGATCAATTCATCGCTATCGGTGAGCGATTTGATATCACACTCGCTGCGTTTGCGTTCGGTACTGTTGGGCCGTTCACTCCACCTGACGAGGTGAGGGTCAAGCCGACCCGATGGTACATGGACGGAAATGAGATGATTAAAGCGGCAGTTGCGCTGGGCGTCGAACGGCTCGTTCCCACCCATTACAACCTCTGGAAGGGTTTCGAAACTGACCCGAAAGTCCTCCATGACCACGCGGTTTCCTTTCGGTATCCGAACGTTATCGAAATGGTGCGTGTTGGAGATCGACTCGATATCAAACAGCCAGGCATCGTTCCACCTGAGTGGGCCGAATGA
- the pdhA gene encoding pyruvate dehydrogenase (acetyl-transferring) E1 component subunit alpha — MSYDVFDWGRDDPVQVLDPDGRVVSSELLPELEDETLTAMYRDMRFCRRFDERMISLQRQGRIGTYSSLAGQEGSQIGSTYALRDEDTLFYQYREHGALVARELPWEYLIYWMGNEDGNAALADVNVFPLNITIGDHLPHAVGWAWASKLNGDDRATVVHFGDGATSEGDFHEGMNFAGVFDTPTIFICNNNQWAISVPRHRQTASKTLSQKATAYGFEGIQVDGMDPLAMYVVTKAAREKAVEGNGSRPTLIEAIQYRFGAHTTADDPSAYRDEEEVERWRERDPLDRFEAFLSHQGIIDTEWLAKMEDEIEETITALVDRAEEYRADPDSIFTDVYAERPDRLEEQRKYLYRLREQYGDDALLTD; from the coding sequence ATGTCATATGATGTATTCGATTGGGGACGTGACGATCCTGTGCAGGTGCTTGATCCAGACGGTCGCGTCGTCTCCTCAGAACTACTTCCAGAACTCGAAGACGAGACGTTAACAGCAATGTACCGTGACATGCGCTTTTGCCGACGGTTCGACGAGCGCATGATCAGTCTGCAGCGTCAGGGGCGGATCGGGACGTACTCCTCACTGGCTGGTCAGGAGGGATCGCAGATCGGATCAACGTACGCCCTGCGCGATGAGGATACGCTCTTCTATCAGTACCGCGAACACGGTGCTCTCGTCGCTCGTGAACTTCCGTGGGAGTATCTGATATACTGGATGGGAAACGAAGATGGCAACGCGGCCCTAGCGGATGTAAACGTCTTTCCACTCAATATCACGATTGGAGACCATCTTCCCCACGCTGTCGGATGGGCGTGGGCATCAAAACTGAACGGCGACGATCGGGCGACTGTCGTCCATTTCGGTGACGGTGCCACCTCCGAAGGAGATTTTCACGAAGGAATGAACTTCGCCGGGGTATTCGACACACCCACAATATTCATTTGTAACAACAATCAGTGGGCAATCTCGGTACCGCGCCATCGACAGACAGCGTCCAAAACACTGTCTCAGAAGGCAACAGCGTATGGATTTGAAGGAATTCAGGTCGACGGAATGGACCCACTCGCAATGTACGTGGTGACGAAGGCCGCTCGTGAGAAGGCTGTTGAAGGTAACGGATCCCGGCCCACACTGATTGAGGCGATCCAATACCGCTTTGGTGCCCACACGACTGCTGATGATCCTTCAGCGTATCGCGACGAGGAAGAAGTCGAACGGTGGCGCGAGCGTGACCCACTCGATCGATTTGAGGCTTTTCTTTCCCATCAAGGAATCATCGATACTGAGTGGCTTGCGAAAATGGAGGACGAAATAGAGGAGACAATCACTGCACTCGTAGATCGGGCCGAGGAGTACAGGGCTGATCCAGACAGTATTTTCACGGATGTCTACGCCGAACGACCCGATCGACTCGAAGAGCAACGGAAGTATCTGTATCGACTCCGTGAACAGTATGGTGACGATGCGTTGTTGACAGATTAG